The following coding sequences are from one Ursus arctos isolate Adak ecotype North America unplaced genomic scaffold, UrsArc2.0 scaffold_23, whole genome shotgun sequence window:
- the TPH1 gene encoding tryptophan 5-hydroxylase 1 isoform X1, with protein sequence MIEDNKENKDHSLERGRATLIFSLKNEVGGLIKALKIFQCPVGSKDADLNSTDAVPALAVCAIQGERQTEKHVNLLHIESRKSKRRNSEFEIFVDCDINREQLNDIFHLLKSHTNVLSVNPPDNFTVKEDGMETVPWFPKKISDLDHCANRVLMYGSELDADHPGFKDNVYRKRRKYFADLAMNYKHGDPIPKVEFTEEEIKTWGTVFQELNKLYPTHACREYLKNLPLLSKYCGYREDNIPQLEDVSNFLKERTGFSIRPVAGYLSPRDFLSGLAFRVFHCTQYVRHSSDPLYTPEPDTCHELLGHVPLLAEPSFAQFSQEIGLASLGASEEAVQKLATCYFFTVEFGLCKQDGQLRVFGAGLLSSISELKHSLSGHAKVKPFDPKVTCKQECLITTFQDVYFVSESFEDAKEKMREFTKTIKRPFGVKYNPYTRSIQILKDTKSITSAMNELQHDLDVVSDALAKVSREPSI encoded by the exons ATGATTGAagacaataaggaaaataaagaccaTTCCTTGGAAAGAGGAAGAGCAACGCTCATTTTTTCCTTGAAGAATGAAGTTGGTGGACTTATAAAAGCACTAAAAATCTTCCAG TGCCCTGTAGGATCTAAGGATGCGGACCTGAACAGCACAGACGCAGTGCCTGCCCTCGCAGTGTGTGCGATCCAGGGGGAAAGACAGACA GAGAAGCATGTGAACCTGTTACATATCGAGTCCCgaaaatcaaagagaagaaactcagaatttgagatttttgttgACTGTGATATCAACAGAGAACAACTGAATGATATTTTTCATCTGTTGAAGTCCCATACTAATGTTCTCTCTGTGAATCCACCAGATAATTTTACTGTGAAGGAAGATG GTATGGAAACTGTTCCTTGGTTTCCAAAGAAGATTTCTGACCTGGACCATTGTGCCAACAGAGTTCTGATGTATGGATCTGAACTGGATGCAGATCatcct GGCTTCAAAGACAATGTCTACCGTAAAAGACGGAAGTATTTTGCAGACTTGGCTATGAACTATAAACA TGGAGACCCCATTCCCAAGGTTGAATTCACTGAAGAGGAGATTAAGACCTGGGGAACCGTGTTTCAAGAGCTCAACAAACTTTACCCAACCCATGCCTGCAGAGAGTACCTCAAAAACTTACCTTTGCTTTCTAAATATTGTGGATATCGGGAAGATAATATCCCACAATTGGAAGATGtctcaaactttttaaaag AGCGCACGGGTTTTTCCATCCGTCCCGTGGCTGGTTACTTATCACCAAGAGATTTCTTATCAGGTTTAGCCTTCCGGGTTTTCCACTGCACACAGTACGTGAGACACAGTTCCGACCCTCTCTATACCCCAGAGCC AGATACTTGCCATGAACTCTTAGGTCATGTCCCCCTTTTGGCGGAACCTAGTTTTGCTCAATTCTCCCAAGAAATTGGCCTGGCTTCCCTTGGAGCTTCAGAGGAGGCTGTTCAAAAACTGGCAACG TGCTACTTTTTCACTGTGGAGTTTGGTCTCTGTAAACAAGATGGGCAGTTGCGAGTCTTTGGGGCTGGATTACTTTCTTCTATCAGTGAACTTAAG CATTCACTTTCTGGACATGCCAAAGTAAAGCCCTTTGATCCCAAGGTTACCTGCAAACAGGAGTGTCTCATCACAACTTTTCAGGATGTCTACTTTGTATCTGAAAGCTTTGAAGATGCAAAGGAAAAGATGAG AGAATTTACCAAAACAATTAAGCGTCCATTTGGAGTGAAGTATAATCCATACACACGGAGTATTCAGATCTTGAAAGACACCAAGAGCATAACCAGCGCCATGAACGAGCTGCAGCATGATCTCGATGTTGTCAGTGATGCCCTTGCAAAGGTCAGCAGAGAGCCAAGCATCTGA
- the TPH1 gene encoding tryptophan 5-hydroxylase 1 isoform X2 — translation MIEDNKENKDHSLERGRATLIFSLKNEVGGLIKALKIFQEKHVNLLHIESRKSKRRNSEFEIFVDCDINREQLNDIFHLLKSHTNVLSVNPPDNFTVKEDGMETVPWFPKKISDLDHCANRVLMYGSELDADHPGFKDNVYRKRRKYFADLAMNYKHGDPIPKVEFTEEEIKTWGTVFQELNKLYPTHACREYLKNLPLLSKYCGYREDNIPQLEDVSNFLKERTGFSIRPVAGYLSPRDFLSGLAFRVFHCTQYVRHSSDPLYTPEPDTCHELLGHVPLLAEPSFAQFSQEIGLASLGASEEAVQKLATCYFFTVEFGLCKQDGQLRVFGAGLLSSISELKHSLSGHAKVKPFDPKVTCKQECLITTFQDVYFVSESFEDAKEKMREFTKTIKRPFGVKYNPYTRSIQILKDTKSITSAMNELQHDLDVVSDALAKVSREPSI, via the exons ATGATTGAagacaataaggaaaataaagaccaTTCCTTGGAAAGAGGAAGAGCAACGCTCATTTTTTCCTTGAAGAATGAAGTTGGTGGACTTATAAAAGCACTAAAAATCTTCCAG GAGAAGCATGTGAACCTGTTACATATCGAGTCCCgaaaatcaaagagaagaaactcagaatttgagatttttgttgACTGTGATATCAACAGAGAACAACTGAATGATATTTTTCATCTGTTGAAGTCCCATACTAATGTTCTCTCTGTGAATCCACCAGATAATTTTACTGTGAAGGAAGATG GTATGGAAACTGTTCCTTGGTTTCCAAAGAAGATTTCTGACCTGGACCATTGTGCCAACAGAGTTCTGATGTATGGATCTGAACTGGATGCAGATCatcct GGCTTCAAAGACAATGTCTACCGTAAAAGACGGAAGTATTTTGCAGACTTGGCTATGAACTATAAACA TGGAGACCCCATTCCCAAGGTTGAATTCACTGAAGAGGAGATTAAGACCTGGGGAACCGTGTTTCAAGAGCTCAACAAACTTTACCCAACCCATGCCTGCAGAGAGTACCTCAAAAACTTACCTTTGCTTTCTAAATATTGTGGATATCGGGAAGATAATATCCCACAATTGGAAGATGtctcaaactttttaaaag AGCGCACGGGTTTTTCCATCCGTCCCGTGGCTGGTTACTTATCACCAAGAGATTTCTTATCAGGTTTAGCCTTCCGGGTTTTCCACTGCACACAGTACGTGAGACACAGTTCCGACCCTCTCTATACCCCAGAGCC AGATACTTGCCATGAACTCTTAGGTCATGTCCCCCTTTTGGCGGAACCTAGTTTTGCTCAATTCTCCCAAGAAATTGGCCTGGCTTCCCTTGGAGCTTCAGAGGAGGCTGTTCAAAAACTGGCAACG TGCTACTTTTTCACTGTGGAGTTTGGTCTCTGTAAACAAGATGGGCAGTTGCGAGTCTTTGGGGCTGGATTACTTTCTTCTATCAGTGAACTTAAG CATTCACTTTCTGGACATGCCAAAGTAAAGCCCTTTGATCCCAAGGTTACCTGCAAACAGGAGTGTCTCATCACAACTTTTCAGGATGTCTACTTTGTATCTGAAAGCTTTGAAGATGCAAAGGAAAAGATGAG AGAATTTACCAAAACAATTAAGCGTCCATTTGGAGTGAAGTATAATCCATACACACGGAGTATTCAGATCTTGAAAGACACCAAGAGCATAACCAGCGCCATGAACGAGCTGCAGCATGATCTCGATGTTGTCAGTGATGCCCTTGCAAAGGTCAGCAGAGAGCCAAGCATCTGA